The genomic stretch CACGGTTACCCGCAAGGCAGATCACAAAGTGTGGTTGTCATGGGCTGCTGAACAGCAAGGACAAATCAGCCATTTCGTTATTGAACGTAGTGTGAATGGGGTTGATTTTGATGAAGCCGGCCTGTTCTTTACTGCTGAGAATGCTGTTACCGGTGAATACCTCTTCAAAGACCAGCTGCGCAAAAAAATGGATGGAACTGTCTACTATCGGTTACGCATAGTAGATATGGATGGCGGTGTGCTTTATTCCGCAGTGCAGTTCCTGCCCGCAGCCCGCTAAACGATTTTATTACTCCAAGATATTTTAAAGGGTACGATCAACAAATAGGCCGTCCCGTCTCCACGGGATGGCTCTTCTAAAATTATTTTGTAAACTTTTTTTAAAGGGTACGATCAACAACGGCCGGGCTTTTCTAAGCCGGGCCTGCTGTTTTACAGTATCTCCGGCTGTTCCTGTAAAATAAAAAAAGGCCAGGCGCCCGTGCCTGACCTTTATACTGCTTTTAATGAGCAGCCTTAACGCCTGATCAGCTTTTGTCTTACTACATAATTGTCTGATCCCGTAAATATTTCCAGCAGATACACACCAGGACTCATGCGGGCTGATACCGGGATGTCAATGGTATGATCTCCTCTGCTTAAACGTTCATCTGTTTTATAGAGCTGCTGCCCTGAAATGTCCAGTAGTCTTATCCGCACCTGTTCCGGGTTACGGAGATTCAGTTTCACTTTCAGTTCTTTCTCAAAAGGATTCGGTTGCACTTTCACGGTCTGCAGGCTGCGGAGGCTCAGCTTTACAATGGGAGAAAGCGTTTCGTCGCCATCACGGGCGCCCACAGCTTTCAGCCTGTAATACCGGTTAGCAACTGTTACGTGATTGTTATCGGTGAAACTGTATTCATGCGTACCATTCGTATTGCCCTTGCTGCTGACCTGGCCAATAGCGCTGAAATGACTGCCATCTTCTGAATATTGCACTTCATAATAGCTGATATTCTGCTCCTGCTGTACCAGCCACTCCAGTTGGGAGCGGTCGTTCAACAGGCTGCCGGTGAACTCCAGGTTGCGGAGCGGCAGCGTACCATCTGAGAAGAAGCAGGTAGGGTTCTGGCCGCCGGCCGGAACGGAAGGGTCATTGGAATAAATGTATATGGTATTGCCATTGGCATCCAGCAGCGTGATCTTGGACTGGTTACAGACATAGGTCAGTGCCGGCACCTTGGCGCGGAAGGTCAGTACAGCCTTGTAGGATTCCCCGGGGCGGATGATGCCTGCGGACTCGCCGGCAGAATTGATCAGTTTGCCACCGGTTACCGAGAAGGGCATTTCCCCGTTCACATCTGCTACATAGCTGCCGTTGACACGGGTAGAGTTAGCGATATAAAGAGTCCCGGCCGGCAGCGCGTCATGCAGTTTTACGCCGGCGGCATTGATATTACCTGAGTTGATCACTTCTATGCGGTATTCCACCGTATCACCGCCTACAATGAACATATTGCCATTGATATTGCTGTAGGTCTTATTGGCCGTAAGCAAGGGGGCCAGTACGGGGAAGGCGCAGCTGGTATAGTCGCCGGTTGTATATACGTTGGTGCTATTGCTGCCGTTGAGGGAAGTGCCGGCCATGGTAGCCAGGTTCACCTTGTAAACGGTACGATACGCCCCGCCAATGTATACATTACCTGCAGCATCCACAGCAATAGAGTTGGAAGCATCAGCCGGGAAAGGATTCACGGTACCCAGGTAAGTGGTGATGCGGGTATTGGGATTGATCTTATAGAGTTTGGCAGAGTTGGCTACCAGGTAAAGGTTACCGGAGCCGTCCCCGAAGATATCACCACCGGCTTCATCCAGGATATCATTATCAGAACCGTTGTTGGGGTCATTGATCAACGGACCCGGGCGGTCAATGGTGAGTGCGTTGCCGGCGCCCACGCTGAAGCGGATAAAGCTTTTGCCATTGGTAGTTATCGCATAGCCATATCCGTCAGAGGCAAAGCCCATCCGGTTAATGGCATAGCCGCTCGCGGTATTGGTCTCCAGCTGCTGGCCAACAAAACGGTAGGCTGTTACGGGTGAAGAGTTCAGGTCAATATAACAGAGGTCCTGTGCGGGGTTACTTTCGTTATTGACGAAGTAGATCCGGTTGGTGTTCCGGTCGTACCCGATAGCTGATGCGTAATACAGGATACTGCCGGGAGAAAGGGTGGCGCCGGTGATAGCGTTCTTACAGATGCCGCTGCCGCCGGTGTACAGAGTACCGGTACTGCTCTGTCCATTGTTGGTATTGAGCACTTTGATATTCTTGTAATAATAACCGTTCCCCGGAATACCGCCGGCTGAAGTGGCCACGGAAGTATACACTGTTGAGCAAAGCGCATCGGCGGACAGGTTGGTGACCACACTGTTGGTGCCCTGTACAATATTGGAGGAATTGTTCCTGCATTCCACAATAGCGTAGTTGGTGATAGCGCCCCCATTGGCGGTTACCCTGACCTTGAACTTTATAGTGGCGGTTGCGCCGGCAGCCAGTGCGCCCACCGCCTGCAGGGGCGTATTGATGGAAGAACCTGAGCCGGAAAAAGGCATGGCGCCGCCAACATCGGCTACGGCATAATTGTTCAGCGTAGTGGAACCAGCTATATAAGAACAACCCGCAGGAATATTATCCAGCAGGATGGCGTTGGTCAGGACCACGCCCCCCAGGTTCTTGATGACAATGGTATACTCCAGCTGGTTGCCAATAGCAGCCGTAGTTGCTGCCGTATTGGTGGTCAGGTTAAAAACGGATTTACTACAATCCAGGGTTTGCGCTTTCAGGGAAATACTGAAGGCAAGCATCCCAATACTCGCCAGCAGGATAGCCAGCGCATATTTTCTCGCTTTCATACAGATTGGATTTTCTTCGGTTAGCTTAGGAACAACAGATCGGGGTACACGGGGAAAGACCGATGGATCATTCAACTAAATCACATCGCAATCGGCCGGGGAGCGGGAATTGCAGGTGAGCAGGTGGTGTAATGGACATTGGGTACAAATGTTTCATATACTTGGTTTTTCGATAATGGATTAGCGGGAAAGCCACAGGCAAACCCGTTCTTCACTCAATAATATAAAGCAAATAATAGTTTGGTGGTTAGCCCGTAACTCACACCTGTTACGGCTATGCCTGATGCCTTGTATCCTGGAAAATCAGCGTGGTTGCTTTGGACAAACGGGGTTGAGGGGTAAGGTCTGCTGCTGATTTCCCTTGCCTTATAGGCATACTGCAAGAGTAGCTAATAATTTCCGATCCTGCAAGTCAGGTGGATAACCTGCGACAAACATATGTGATGAAATCTAATTTATTATTGATACGGATATTGCGATTTGTTGCAATAAAAAAATACTTGTCACGCAGTACAATAAAATAGTTTCCGTCAGAGTTCCGGCCATCGGAAAAACCACAGGGAAGCTCCTGCAGGATTACCTGTCCCATACAACCAGAATGTCCTTACAGACCATAAATATTTACCTGCAATAGTTCCTTTGAGAACAAGGATCACTGAATTGTATAGCTGAGCATTTTGCTTCCAGCTTGTTCCCCTTTGCCAGGCGCCGCATTCCAGGTTACCATGCAATACTTCAAAATAAAAATAGTTTATATTGTAAACTACTTTATATTTGGTTTCAAATTCACCTGATGCATAAGCTTATTCCTATCGTTGTCCTGGTGTTGACGGCGCACCTGGGCCATGCCCAAACCATTCTCTCCGGTAAAATACGGGACGGCAAAGGCAAGCCCGTCCATGGCGCCAGCCTGGCCATCAAAGACAGCTATGATGGGGCTGTTACCGATTCCCTGGGGCAGTTCCGCTTCCGCACCATGGAGAAAGGCGCCCAGCTGCTGACGGTCACCGCCATCGGTTTCCGGCCTTATGAACAATCCCTCCAGCTGGCAGGCAGTCCCCTGACCATTGATATCAGTCTGAAAGAAGAGCCCAACGAGCTGACGGCAGTAGTGATCACAGCCGGTACTTTTGAGGCCAGCGATACCAAACGGACCACGGTACTGGACCCTATTGATATTGTGACCACGGCCAGCGCCAATGGGGATGTTACGGGAGCGCTCAAGACGCTGCCCGGCACGCAGCAGGTGGGAGAGCGCGAGGGACTGTTTGTGCGTGGCGGTACCGCCCAGGAGACCAAGATCTTTATTGACGGCACCCTGGTGAATAATTTCTTTTTCAGCAGCGTACCGGATATAGCCATGCGCGGCCGCTTTTCTCCTTTTATTTTTAAAGGTACGGTCTTCAGTTCCGGTGGTTATTCCGCCCTTTATGGCCAGGGACTTTCCTCGGCCCTGATCTTGGAATCCATAGACCTGCCGGAGCAGACCTCCGCCAATATCGGTATCTCACCCATCCTGCTGAGCGCCGGCTACCAGAAGCTGGCAAAGAAGAAGAACGCCAGCTGGGGTGTCAATTATTCCTATACCAACCTGGCCGCTTATTTTGCCGTGATCAAACAGCGGCCAGACAATTTCAAGACCCCATCTTTTCATAACGGGGAGTTCAATTTCCGGGTGAAAACCTCCAAGACCGGCATATTGAAGTTTTACGGTTATTTCAATTACAATGAGCTGGGCATGCGTCGCCCGGATATTGACAGCACAGAGTTGAAGAATGAATTCCAGCTTACCAATTTCAATGTCTACACCAACCTGTCCTGGCGCGAGAAACTGGGCCGGCGCTGGCGCCTTAACCTGGGCTTCAGTTTCAGCAATAACGTGGACAAGATCAACAATGAACTGCAGGATGCTGCCAACCACCGCGTCAACCTGACTGCTGTTCCCTATGATACCAAATCCTTCCGGGTACATAGTACCGGTAACCTGACCCAGGTGAAGCTGGTGCTGGACCGGAAACTGTTTGGCTTGAGCGCCTTTCGTTTTGGGGGCGAATACCTGTATTTCCAGGATGATAATGATTTCAGCAACTACTATGTGAGCAAGTACAGGCAAACCGCCAATGATCATTACAAGGCGGCTTTTGCGGAAACAGATATTTATATCACCAATGACCTGGCCGCCAAGCTGGGCGCCAGGATGGAGCATTCCTCCCTGATAGATAAAGCCAATATAGCACCCCGGGCCTCGCTGGCCTATAAGGTGGGGTACCAGTCGCAGTTATCCCTGGCCTACGGCCTTTTCTACCAGCGGCCGGAAAAGGAATTCTTTTTACAGAACTATGTACAGGACCAGCTGGCCTTTACCCGGGCCACCCATTATATTGTCAATTACCAGCGCGTAAGCAAGGAACGTACATTGCGGATAGAAGCCTTTTACAAGAAGTATTCAGAGTTGGTGAAGACCTATGTTAAACCGGCTGCCGGCGGTTACCTGCCGGACAGTGTGGGCAACGGGGGGCATGGGGATGCCAAAGGCATTGAGCTGTTCTGGCGCGACAGAAAGACCCTCAGGAACGTGGACTACTGGATCTCCTATTCCTGGCTGGACACCAGGCGGGACTATCTCAACTATCCCTATGCCATCCAGCCTAATTTTGCGGCCAGTCATACCGCCAGCCTGGTGGTCAAGAAATTTGTCAGCAGCTGGAAAACGCAGTTCAATGCTTCCTACACTTTTGCTACCGGCAGGCCCTACTACAATATCCGGTATGATGGCAATGCGGGCAAATTCACTATTGCCGACCAGGGCGAGACCATTGCCTACCATAACCTGAGTGTGAGCGTCAACTACCTGCCCTCCATCATGAAAAAGGATGCCAAATCCTTTGTGGTATGGGTGTTCAGCATCAATAACCTGCCCGGCAGCAACCAGGTCTTCGGCTATAATTATTCCTATGACGGCCGGCGGAAAGAGCCAATTTTGCCTACGGCAAAACGTATGTTCTTCCTGGGCTGCTTCCTGAGCTTCGGGATCGACAGAACAGACGATATCATCAACAGTAACCTGTAATAACTATTCACCAAACAGCTAAATAACCATTTATGAAAAAGATCGGTATGGCCATGATGGCCTTTGTTCTTGCACTGGCAGTCAACGCACAGGACAGTGATAAATACACTAATGCCATGACCAGTACCTTGTCCCGGATTGACTCGGCCAAAAATGCCGATGATTTCCTGGCCCTTTCCGCCACTTTTGAACGGATCGGCGATGCGGAGAAAAGCAAATGGCTGCCTTATTACTGGGCTTCTTTCTGCCAGGTATTGGGCGGCTTCACCAAAAATGTTCCGGCAGAGAATGATCCGCTGGCGGACCGGGCAGAGCGGCTGATCAGTAAAGCGGATTCCCTGCAAAAGGATAATTCAGAAGTGGCGGTGGTCAGGTCCATGATCGCTACCCTGCGGATGCTGGTGAACCCCATGCAACGCTGGCAGGAATTTGGCGGCGAAGTAGAGCGTCAGCTTGGCCTGGCGAAAAAGCTGGACCCCAGCAATCCCCGTCCCTACTATATCCAGGCGCAGAACCTGCGGAATACGCCCGAGCAATATGGTGGCGGCTGCAGCTCAGCCAAACCTGTGATGGAAGAGGCCCTGAAGAAATTTGCCGTCTTTCAGCCGGCATCGCTGCTGCATCCCAAATGGGGATTGAAGAACACGGAGGACCTGCTGGCTTCCTGTAAATAGAATTTTAACCCGTACGGCAGGCGTACGGGCTTATCTTTGTTTGCGCTTGTCATGTTGAACTGAACTACTCATGGAATTTAAAGATCTTGATCCGATACTTCATTCACAGCTGCGGCTGGCGGTGATCTCGCTGCTGATCAGCGAGCGGGAGGCTGAATTCACGCATATCCGGGACACTACCAACGCCACGGCGGGTAACCTCAGTGTGCAGATCAATAAGCTCAAGGAGGCAGGTTATATTGAGGTCAGCAAACAGTTCCGGGATAATTATCCGCAAACCACCTGCCGGATCACGCCCCGCGGTGTGAAAGCTTTTGAACAATATGTCAAGAACCTGGAATCTTACCTGAAGGTCAAAAAATAAGGGTGAGGGCATCGCTGCCCATGGCGGTCCGGTATCGTATCAGGAAAGCCTGCACCCGGACCATCCTGCTCCTGGTTCGTCCCAAAATAAAAAGTCCCCCGCCTTATCAGCGGGGGAACCTTTTTTTACCTCTGTGAAACCTTATAAGCAGTTTGTATTAGTCTTTGAGCAATTTCACGATCATACGCTCTTTGCTGTTGATAGTTACTTCCAGCATATAGAGACCGGGACGCAGCTTGCTGGTGCCATCGATCACGAAAGTGTTGGCGCCGGCGCCTGCTTTCACGGACTTGCGCATCATTTCAGCACCGCTGGTATTGAGTACTTTCATCAGTACGAAGGAAGACTCGTTGAGCTGCAGGCTGACGTTGATGTCATTCTGAACAGGGTTGGGCGTAACGCTCACCATCTTCAGTGCGCGGGTATTGTACACGCGGACAATCAGGATCTTGCTCATGAAAGCCCTTGTGTCATTATCTACCTGGCGCAGCTGGTAGTAAACGTCTTTCCTGTTGAGGGCATTGCCCACTTTGTCAACAAAGCTGTAGGTCTTCCTGGTGGAGGAGTTATTGGCTGCGGGCAGGGTGCCGACAGTTTCCCAGGTAGTACCGTCAAAGCTGCGTTGTACTTCAAAGCGGTTGCTGTTCTGTTCAAAAGTAGTTTCCCAGCTCAGTTCTACTTCGCCGTTGTCTTTGGACAGGCCTTTGAAGTCAACCAGTGTTACCGGCAGGGAGCCGCCTGTTGGGAAGCGCAGAGTAACGGTGGCGATATTGGAACACATAATGGGGGAACCATAATCGCACAGCTGGTAAGTAAAGGTGGTAGAGCTGCCTACCCAGCCCGCGTTGGGCGTGAAGGTAAAGGTGCCATCACTGTTCAGCACTACGGTGCCATGCGGAGAGGGAGTGATCAGGGTAGCGTCAAAGAATTCGTCATCCGGATCAGAGTCGTTGGGGGTTACATCCCCTTCGGCCTGGTGGGTGTTGTTACCAATGATCACATCATTCACGGCAACAGGCGCCTGGTTACAGCCCCCGGTGTATACCTGGTTGTTGGAGATCTCAAATTGATCAATTCCGATCCTGGTAGAACCGCCAATTCCCTGGTAGTTCACATATACACGGTAATGACCGGAACCAACCTGGTCCTGGGGATAAGAGAAAGTTCTTTCGTAAGTATATACTGTGCCGGGTGTGCCGGTGATCTCTACGCTGTCCAGGGGATCACCGTAGGGAGTGAGGTCGCTGTAGGTAAGCCAGATCTTGAACCACCTGCGAGCGCCATTGGTCAGTGCAGCATCCAGTTTGTACGTGAATTTGATCTTTACTTCGCCCCATACATCCACTACGGGCGTATAGATGCCGGTGCTTTGTGTGGCGCTGTTGCCGGTGTTGGACACCATGATACCATCGCCTTCAATGGGCGTAATACTGCCGGTAACATCAAAGTCCTGGAAAACCCAGCATTGGCTTTCAAGGTTTGCTCTTACAACACTGAGTGGTACACCAGGTTTAGAGTTGAAGTTGTCTCCAGTTTGAGCTGTGGCCCCGGAAAATAGAAAGAAGATGGCAGATGCCAGTAGGGTAAAATTCTTTTTCATCGAAAAAATGTTTCAGAGTTTGGAATAATGATTGACCAGCACGGATGAACATGCGTCCATCGGGGCATTCAAAGGAAAAAGAATTGAATACGTTTGGATAAAAGATGTACGATGGGGAGCGCTTACAGCCTTCCCTGAGCCCACATAGCTATTGGAGTATACTATAAAAGATGAACCATTACTGGTTTAATAAAACACACTATAAACTGGTGGAAATTGGAGCAAGAACAACTTAAAGTCTTGCGGGAATGGATTATCAGAGGATGAGTAGGAAAATGATAGTGCAAATATAAATAGCAGTATTCGAATATGCAAGTACCTGCCCAAAATTTTTTCCACAGGAAAATTTGGGAAAATCTATACCCATATTGGATTGTAGGACTTTGGCTACACGGTGATGCCTATTCGCTATCCGGCACTTCCTCAAGGTTCTGGTCCACGGCATTGGCCAGGATCACGGAAGTCATTTTCTTGAGCGGGTTGCGGCGGTATTCAATATAGCCCTGGCGGCGGTTGATGATATCAATACATTCGTAGATAGCGGTCAGGAAAGAGCTGTGGTCAGCTTTGTTCTTGCCGGCAATGTCAAAAGCGGTGCCATGATCAGGAGAGGTGCGGATCACGGGCAGGCCGGCGGTGTAGTTCACGCCTTCACCCAGCGCCAGTGATTTGAAGGGGATCAGGCCCTGGTCGTGGTACATGGCCAGCACAGCATCAAATTTTTCATAATGTCTTCTTGCGAAGAATGCATCGGCGCTATAGGGGCCTACCACCAGCATGGAGCGTTTGGCTTCCTTGACGGCAGGTCTGATGATCTCTTCTTCTTCTTTCCCGATCAGTCCTTCATCGCCTGCATGGGGGTTGAGGCCCAGTACGGCGATCTTGGGTTTATCGATCCCGAAATCCTTGATCAGGGATTGGTTCATGATGGACAGTTTGGACAGGATATTTTCCCGGGTCACAAACTGGGCGGCTTCGGCCAGGGGCACATGCTCACTCAGCAGGCCAACACGGAAATTGCCGGCAACCATCAGCATAAGGACGTCATTGACGCGGAAAGCATCTTTGAGGAAGGGCGTGTGGCCGGTGAAATTGAATTCGGCCGACTGCACATTCTTTTTATGGATGGGGGCTGTTACCAGTCCCTGGATCTTTTGTTCTTTGAGGGCCTGTACGGCGGCGGTCAGTGATTTTACGGCATATTTACCGCCGATATCCGTCAGCTGGCCCGGGGTAATGGCAATTTCTTCTTCCCAGCAGTTGAAGATATTGATCTGTTTATGATTGATCCGGGTAAAATCCTTTATGTTCTGGTAATTGAAATTGAGTTCGGGCACCGACTTCTTGTAAAAGTTGATCACTTTATTGGAAGCGAAAATAATGGGCGTGCACATTTCCAGGATACGCTGGTCGGAAAATGTCTTCAGGACAAGTTCCGTTCCAATGCCGTTCAGGTCGCCGATTGAGATCCCGATAACGGGTTTTTGTAGCGGTGCGCTCATATTTGTATGGATTCAGGGGGTGAAAATACGATATTTGCCTATCATGTACACGTTAAAGAAATCTCTGGGTCAGCATTTTCTGAAGGATGAGAACGTCTCTGTCAGGATTGTAGAGGCGCTACAGGAGCATCCTTTCACGCAATTGCTGGAAGTGGGACCCGGTGGCGGCGCACTCACCAAATACCTGATGCGCCTGCCCAATATTGACCTTCGCTGTGTGGAGCTGGACGATGAGAAAGTGACCTGGCTGCTGCACACCTACCCGCAGCTGCAGGGAAAGATCATTCACCAGAGTTTCCTGGAGATCGGCAAGCCTTTTGAAGGCCCCTTTACGGTAGTAGGCAATTTCCCCTATAATATCTCTTCCCAGATCCTTTTCCGGATACTGGACTGGAGAGACAGTGTGGAAGGCATGGTAGGTATGTTCCAGAAAGAGGTGGCCCAGCGGGTGGCGGCCGGTGAAGGCAGCAAGACCTATGGCGTCACCAGCGTACTGGTGCAGGCCTTTTTCAAAGTGGATTATCTTTTTGAAGTTCCCGAGACTGCTTTCAACCCACCACCCAAAGTGAAAAGTG from Candidatus Pseudobacter hemicellulosilyticus encodes the following:
- a CDS encoding TonB-dependent receptor, coding for MHKLIPIVVLVLTAHLGHAQTILSGKIRDGKGKPVHGASLAIKDSYDGAVTDSLGQFRFRTMEKGAQLLTVTAIGFRPYEQSLQLAGSPLTIDISLKEEPNELTAVVITAGTFEASDTKRTTVLDPIDIVTTASANGDVTGALKTLPGTQQVGEREGLFVRGGTAQETKIFIDGTLVNNFFFSSVPDIAMRGRFSPFIFKGTVFSSGGYSALYGQGLSSALILESIDLPEQTSANIGISPILLSAGYQKLAKKKNASWGVNYSYTNLAAYFAVIKQRPDNFKTPSFHNGEFNFRVKTSKTGILKFYGYFNYNELGMRRPDIDSTELKNEFQLTNFNVYTNLSWREKLGRRWRLNLGFSFSNNVDKINNELQDAANHRVNLTAVPYDTKSFRVHSTGNLTQVKLVLDRKLFGLSAFRFGGEYLYFQDDNDFSNYYVSKYRQTANDHYKAAFAETDIYITNDLAAKLGARMEHSSLIDKANIAPRASLAYKVGYQSQLSLAYGLFYQRPEKEFFLQNYVQDQLAFTRATHYIVNYQRVSKERTLRIEAFYKKYSELVKTYVKPAAGGYLPDSVGNGGHGDAKGIELFWRDRKTLRNVDYWISYSWLDTRRDYLNYPYAIQPNFAASHTASLVVKKFVSSWKTQFNASYTFATGRPYYNIRYDGNAGKFTIADQGETIAYHNLSVSVNYLPSIMKKDAKSFVVWVFSINNLPGSNQVFGYNYSYDGRRKEPILPTAKRMFFLGCFLSFGIDRTDDIINSNL
- a CDS encoding transcriptional regulator — encoded protein: MEFKDLDPILHSQLRLAVISLLISEREAEFTHIRDTTNATAGNLSVQINKLKEAGYIEVSKQFRDNYPQTTCRITPRGVKAFEQYVKNLESYLKVKK
- a CDS encoding Ig-like domain-containing protein, translating into MKKNFTLLASAIFFLFSGATAQTGDNFNSKPGVPLSVVRANLESQCWVFQDFDVTGSITPIEGDGIMVSNTGNSATQSTGIYTPVVDVWGEVKIKFTYKLDAALTNGARRWFKIWLTYSDLTPYGDPLDSVEITGTPGTVYTYERTFSYPQDQVGSGHYRVYVNYQGIGGSTRIGIDQFEISNNQVYTGGCNQAPVAVNDVIIGNNTHQAEGDVTPNDSDPDDEFFDATLITPSPHGTVVLNSDGTFTFTPNAGWVGSSTTFTYQLCDYGSPIMCSNIATVTLRFPTGGSLPVTLVDFKGLSKDNGEVELSWETTFEQNSNRFEVQRSFDGTTWETVGTLPAANNSSTRKTYSFVDKVGNALNRKDVYYQLRQVDNDTRAFMSKILIVRVYNTRALKMVSVTPNPVQNDINVSLQLNESSFVLMKVLNTSGAEMMRKSVKAGAGANTFVIDGTSKLRPGLYMLEVTINSKERMIVKLLKD
- the rsmA gene encoding 16S rRNA (adenine(1518)-N(6)/adenine(1519)-N(6))-dimethyltransferase RsmA; the encoded protein is MYTLKKSLGQHFLKDENVSVRIVEALQEHPFTQLLEVGPGGGALTKYLMRLPNIDLRCVELDDEKVTWLLHTYPQLQGKIIHQSFLEIGKPFEGPFTVVGNFPYNISSQILFRILDWRDSVEGMVGMFQKEVAQRVAAGEGSKTYGVTSVLVQAFFKVDYLFEVPETAFNPPPKVKSAVIRLRPLENPPAIRSQSALFNLVKTAFNQRRKQLRNAVKGLFTPEELQDPLFNRRAEQLSVREFADLTFRMR
- the pdxA gene encoding 4-hydroxythreonine-4-phosphate dehydrogenase PdxA is translated as MSAPLQKPVIGISIGDLNGIGTELVLKTFSDQRILEMCTPIIFASNKVINFYKKSVPELNFNYQNIKDFTRINHKQINIFNCWEEEIAITPGQLTDIGGKYAVKSLTAAVQALKEQKIQGLVTAPIHKKNVQSAEFNFTGHTPFLKDAFRVNDVLMLMVAGNFRVGLLSEHVPLAEAAQFVTRENILSKLSIMNQSLIKDFGIDKPKIAVLGLNPHAGDEGLIGKEEEEIIRPAVKEAKRSMLVVGPYSADAFFARRHYEKFDAVLAMYHDQGLIPFKSLALGEGVNYTAGLPVIRTSPDHGTAFDIAGKNKADHSSFLTAIYECIDIINRRQGYIEYRRNPLKKMTSVILANAVDQNLEEVPDSE
- a CDS encoding T9SS type A sorting domain-containing protein, which codes for MKARKYALAILLASIGMLAFSISLKAQTLDCSKSVFNLTTNTAATTAAIGNQLEYTIVIKNLGGVVLTNAILLDNIPAGCSYIAGSTTLNNYAVADVGGAMPFSGSGSSINTPLQAVGALAAGATATIKFKVRVTANGGAITNYAIVECRNNSSNIVQGTNSVVTNLSADALCSTVYTSVATSAGGIPGNGYYYKNIKVLNTNNGQSSTGTLYTGGSGICKNAITGATLSPGSILYYASAIGYDRNTNRIYFVNNESNPAQDLCYIDLNSSPVTAYRFVGQQLETNTASGYAINRMGFASDGYGYAITTNGKSFIRFSVGAGNALTIDRPGPLINDPNNGSDNDILDEAGGDIFGDGSGNLYLVANSAKLYKINPNTRITTYLGTVNPFPADASNSIAVDAAGNVYIGGAYRTVYKVNLATMAGTSLNGSNSTNVYTTGDYTSCAFPVLAPLLTANKTYSNINGNMFIVGGDTVEYRIEVINSGNINAAGVKLHDALPAGTLYIANSTRVNGSYVADVNGEMPFSVTGGKLINSAGESAGIIRPGESYKAVLTFRAKVPALTYVCNQSKITLLDANGNTIYIYSNDPSVPAGGQNPTCFFSDGTLPLRNLEFTGSLLNDRSQLEWLVQQEQNISYYEVQYSEDGSHFSAIGQVSSKGNTNGTHEYSFTDNNHVTVANRYYRLKAVGARDGDETLSPIVKLSLRSLQTVKVQPNPFEKELKVKLNLRNPEQVRIRLLDISGQQLYKTDERLSRGDHTIDIPVSARMSPGVYLLEIFTGSDNYVVRQKLIRR